A stretch of Miscanthus floridulus cultivar M001 chromosome 13, ASM1932011v1, whole genome shotgun sequence DNA encodes these proteins:
- the LOC136499054 gene encoding zinc finger protein ZAT2-like yields the protein MATPIRLAAAPPARPPQPLSPPPPPPHHDTTLTLSLALPPPPFFCAISPRPVPRPSDGGVARVRSSSLTEDTPPSPCSECGKQFPSWKALFGHMRCHPERQWRGIKKPPHFRHQAVVAAAAAADLHFTEQERDIATSLLMLRQGEPGKGKKSILGASPTAKASCGASTSASSPPPPRCDDHKCSVCARGFATGQALGGHKRCHWEKTTCAEVTMAVATSSGCSASPTSSSQAAPATTLDLNLPPPAMPPLPKKRKRDQGEVLDATLDLKLGF from the coding sequence cccaCCACGACACGACGCTCACTCTGTCGCTGGCGCTTCCACCTCCCCCGTTCTTCTGCGCGATCTCCCCGAGGCCGGTGCCGCGGCCGTCGGACGGCGGCGTCGCCCGGGTGCGGTCGTCGTCGCTCACGGAGGacacgccgccgtcgccgtgcaGCGAGTGCGGCAAGCAGTTCCCGTCGTGGAAGGCGCTGTTCGGCCACATGCGGTGCCACCCAGAGCGCCAGTGGCGCGGGATCAAGAAGCCACCGCACTTCCGCCACCAGGCCGTCGTGGCGGCGGCTGCGGCAGCGGACCTGCATTTCACCGAGCAGGAGCGCGACATCGCCACGAGCCTGCTCATGCTGCGGCAAGGTGAGCCTGGCAAGGGCAAGAAGAGTATTCTCGGCGCCTCGCCTACCGCCAAGGCGAGCTGCGGCGCCAGCACGTCGGcttcttcgccgccgccgccaagatgCGACGACCACAAGTGTAGCGTCTGCGCTCGAGGGTTCGCCACCGGGCAGGCTCTCGGCGGGCACAAGCGGTGCCACTGGGAGAAGACGACATGCGCGGAGGTGACGATGGCGGTTGCAACATCTAGCGGCTGCAGCGCATCGCCCACGTCGTCGTCACAAGCGGCGCCGGCCACCACGCTGGACCTCAACCTGCCGCCGCCAGCGATGCCGCCATTGCCAAAGAAACGGAAGCGCGATCAAGGCGAGGTCTTGGACGCGACCTTGGATCTGAAGCTTGGGTTCTAG